The following are encoded together in the uncultured Fusobacterium sp. genome:
- the gdhA gene encoding NADP-specific glutamate dehydrogenase: MNAEQYIKEIIEKVKVKDKGEETFIQAVEEVLTSLTPFIEQNPQYIENNILERITEPERQIIFKVPWEDDNGKIQVNRGFRVEFNGVLGPYKGGLRFHPSVALDSMKFLSFEQTFKNALTGLPIGGGKGGSDFNPLNKSDREIKRFCESFMNELYRHIGPDKDVPAGDIGVSGKEIGYLFGHYRRLKGAYENGVITGKGFNYGGSRIRPEATGYGVTYFVQEMLKDMNEDIVGKKVAVSGYGNVAWGACKKITELGGKVVTISGKAGYVYAPNGLTEEQVEYMLVLRSNRDVTLKDFASKFGLEFFEGKKPWERKVDIVIPCAIQNELNLDDAKEILANQVKIVCEGANMPCTPEAIELFEENNILYAPGKAANAGGVAVSALEMSQNSMRYQWSAEEVDAKLHEIMKDIYEKSKEMSEKYNVSLAKGANIAGFKKVADTMIMQGNY; the protein is encoded by the coding sequence ATGAATGCAGAGCAATATATAAAAGAGATTATAGAAAAAGTAAAAGTTAAAGATAAGGGAGAGGAAACTTTTATTCAAGCAGTAGAAGAGGTCTTAACAAGTTTAACTCCTTTTATAGAGCAAAATCCTCAATATATTGAAAATAATATTTTAGAAAGAATTACTGAGCCAGAGAGACAGATAATCTTTAAAGTACCTTGGGAAGATGATAATGGAAAAATTCAAGTAAATAGAGGATTTAGAGTAGAGTTTAATGGAGTTTTAGGACCGTACAAAGGAGGGCTTAGATTTCATCCATCAGTAGCATTAGATTCTATGAAGTTTTTATCTTTTGAACAAACATTTAAAAATGCTTTAACTGGACTTCCAATTGGTGGAGGAAAAGGAGGAAGTGATTTTAATCCTTTAAATAAATCAGATAGAGAGATAAAAAGATTCTGTGAAAGCTTTATGAATGAACTGTATCGTCATATTGGACCTGATAAGGATGTTCCAGCAGGGGATATAGGGGTAAGTGGAAAAGAGATAGGATATCTATTTGGACACTATAGAAGATTAAAAGGGGCATATGAAAATGGTGTTATTACAGGAAAAGGATTTAACTATGGTGGAAGTAGAATAAGACCAGAAGCAACTGGATATGGTGTAACATATTTTGTTCAAGAGATGTTAAAAGATATGAATGAAGATATTGTAGGAAAGAAAGTTGCTGTTTCAGGATATGGAAATGTTGCTTGGGGAGCTTGTAAAAAGATAACAGAGTTAGGTGGAAAGGTAGTAACTATTTCTGGAAAGGCTGGATATGTTTATGCTCCAAATGGTTTAACTGAGGAACAAGTAGAATATATGCTAGTTTTAAGAAGTAATAGAGATGTTACTTTAAAAGACTTTGCAAGTAAATTTGGGCTTGAATTCTTTGAAGGAAAGAAACCTTGGGAAAGAAAAGTTGATATAGTTATCCCTTGTGCAATTCAAAATGAATTAAATTTAGATGATGCAAAAGAGATCTTAGCAAATCAAGTTAAAATAGTGTGTGAAGGAGCTAATATGCCTTGTACTCCAGAAGCAATAGAATTATTTGAAGAAAATAATATATTATATGCACCTGGAAAAGCAGCTAATGCTGGTGGAGTTGCAGTTTCAGCTCTTGAAATGAGCCAAAATAGTATGAGATATCAATGGAGTGCTGAAGAGGTTGATGCAAAACTTCATGAAATAATGAAAGATATTTATGAAAAATCAAAAGAGATGAGTGAAAAATACAATGTATCTCTAGCTAAAGGAGCAAATATTGCTGGATTTAAAAAAGTTGCAGATACTATGATAATGCAAGGAAATTATTAA